One window of Athalia rosae chromosome 4, iyAthRosa1.1, whole genome shotgun sequence genomic DNA carries:
- the LOC105687483 gene encoding kinesin-like protein KIF21A isoform X1, whose protein sequence is MADDSSVRVAVRIRPQVAREVIDMCRVCTQVPAGEPQVFLGPDKAFTYDHVFDTGVGQSTIYEACVARLVDGALDGYNATVLAYGQTGSGKTYTMGTGFDVEIDDTVIGIIPRAITHLYNGILEKQERARERGQMPPEFKVTAQFLELYNEELKDLLEPGGPRGGARIHEDTSGSIHLAGVEPRNITSPEEALECLRLGALSRTTGSTQMNTQSSRSHAIFTLHVKQQRCVKVEDPDADVDTSGTEPASEFETLTAKFHFVDLAGSERLKRTGATGDRAKEGISINCGLLALGNVISALGDKTKKVLHVPYRDSKLTRLLQDSLGGNSQTVMIACVSPSDRDFMETLSTLKYANRARNIKNKVTINQDKSSRTITSLRREIQQLQLELMEYRQGKRVVGEDGMNDAWHENQMLTSELTSLRTRVKALSETVDALTAKNALLLAEKATGHWLSAGESGSDDVTSLVQGYLQEIEELRARLLEAEAMYQQLKKRKNQVNAANPYGESSYVFHSDSSSVLVEAKKELQKEISTLAILKGQHGPNSNTSPRMDGEDGEHEENDNVQESMSEDESEDDSDRKGKVHIRFLITALYQIFYAHPTEEDEEEEAMGRELEALTSDIDVKQRLIQELELSQRRLQSMKQHYEDKLTQLQARIKNTTEERDKVLSSLQQHPAPPTEKVKKLRDEYERKLSSMQKEVRLLQSAKKEHARLLRSQSQSENRLRGLRNELAEMKRAKVKLLNKMREEAHRHKENELRRNREIAQLRKESRKNANMIRTLEADKKMKEVVLRRKQEEVTALRKRDRGLSQKAAGRTEPKEKSPKALKQRWQTFERTIIKQALAKQAAAETEREMERLLQEREELGRDLERLQKRRALNAATIGDTGDIDEEIDNVKSKISYLQDSIAECQHDMVEMGDVEGEGEPGAEALVSTIKSVDEARYLLDRMLAFTVEQSCMAAQRQSEVRDMKTRLNQVAQESDVQHQLLEHVLRDRDLLSLTNNHQNNPSVYSSPSSRSSSPDNNDTYTQVISGSEEKQHKTNKVRRRTTQPQELLYGVGMGSNVTKADEDQNQNHNHPLTRVPSAPGSLKGLVLTRSQYAAGVVGGSPTLNRRDSTSPRPLRRPLHPGGGSMEQVGLTDVSSPPGSPTAYRRFNSREENVFSRLTASRQPLPSDPQPTKGVITQYQGKAQPRAVLQCSHVAEGHSKAVLTICATNDRLFSGSKDRTVKVWDLGTGLESMTLSGHPNNVVAVKFSVEYRLLFSVSAAYVKVWDLRTGNSCIKTLFSSGQAQSGPLALSTPSRTLQLPVGETTINDVALSLDEKELYTATSDKVRIWDLRKLTYTGRLSTAHTAAVMCLAVAADGTVITGSKDHLIALVEPNASGQSVSLAPPHYDGVQCLATYSSTLFSGSRDMCIKRWDLKKMELVQSLNNAHKDWVLGLCTVNHGSILVSGCRGGSLRAWSVPRDQSAECSLLGEVRAHSSAINAVVTNQQHVFTASNDGTVKLWHYYKRDLRQRSNSLKR, encoded by the exons ATGGCTGATGATTCTAGCGTTCGAGTGGCCGtcag GATACGACCTCAAGTAGCTCGTGAGGTTATCGATATGTGCAGAGTCTGTACTCAAGTACCTGCAGGAGAACCACAAGTCTTTCTTGGACCAGACAAAGCATTCACTTATGACCATGTTTTTGATACGGGCGTTGGACAAAGTACCATATACGAGGCTTGCGTTGCCCGTCTAGTTGATGGTGCTCTAGATGGTTATAATGCAACTGTTCTTGCCTATGGTCAGACTGGCTCTGGTAAAACATATACTATGGGCACAGGTTTTGATGTTGAAATAGATGATACTGTCATCGGAATTATACCTAGAGCAATTACCCATTTGTATAATGGAATATTGGAAAAGCAAGAGCGGGCTAGGGAACGGGGACAAATGCCACCAGAGTTCAAG GTGACAGCACAATTCCTTGAATTGTACAACGAAGAGCTCAAAGATTTGTTGGAACCGGGTGGTCCAAGAGGAGGAGCCCGTATTCACGAGGATACATCTGGTAGTATTCATTTGGCTGGTGTAGAGCCTAGAAATATAACTTCACCGGAAGAAGCTTTGGAGTGCCTCCGTCTTGGAGCTCTTTCTCGGACCACCGGTTCGACACAAATGAACACACAGTCCTCGAGGTCACATGCTATCTTCACACTTCATGTAAAACAGCAGCGTTGTGTTAAAGTTGAAGATCCTGATGCAGACGTAGACACTAGCGGTACCGAACCAGCTAGTGAATTTGAAACACTAACTGCAAAGTTTCATTTTGTGGATTTGGCAGGTTCAGAAAGGCTGAAAAGAACAGGAGCAACTGGGGACAGAGCTAAAGAAGGAATCTCTATAAATTGTGGTTTG CTGGCTCTAGGTAACGTAATCTCAGCCCTTGgagacaaaacaaaaaaagttctaCACGTTCCGTATAGAGATTCAAAACTGACTAGGCTTCTGCAGGATTCATTAGGTGGCAACAGTCAAACTGTCATGATTGCTTGTGTATCACCAAGTGATCGTGATTTCATGGAGACACTGAGTACGTTGAAATATGCCAACAGAGCCAGAAACATCAAGAACAAAGTGACGATCAATCAAGACAAAAGCTCGCGAACTATTACCTCCCTTCGTAGAGAAATACAACAACTTCAATTAGAATTAATGGAATATAGACAGG GCAAAAGAGTGGTCGGTGAAGATGGCATGAATGATGCATGGCATGAAAATCAGATGCTAACCAGTGAATTGACTAGTCTTCGTACTAGAGTGAAGGCACTATCCGAGACTGTAGATGCTCTTACTGCCAAAAACGCTCTCCTCTTAGCAGAAAAGGCAACAGGCCATTGGTTGTCTGCTGGAGAAAGTGGCAGTGATGATGTTACCAGTCTAGTTCAAGGCTATCtacaagaaattgaagaactgCGAGCACGTTTACTAGAAGCTGAGGCGATGTATCAGCAgctcaaaaaaagaaagaatcag GTCAATGCAGCAAACCCTTATGGAGAATCGTCCTATGTGTTTCACAGCGATTCTTCTTCTGTTCTTGTGGAAGCTAAGAAAGAATTACAAAAAGAAATCAGTACATTGGCAATACTAAAGGGACAACATGGACCTAATTCCAACACAAGCCCCAGAATGGATGGAGAAGACGGGGAACACGAGGAAAATGATAACGTTCAAGAATCCATGAGTGAAGATGAGTCTGAGGATGATTCTGATCGGAAAGGTAAAGTCCACATTCGATTTCTCATTACCGCcctttatcaaattttttatgctCATCCCacagaagaagatgaagaggagGAAGCGATGGGCCGAGAATTAGAGGCTCTGACATCCGACATAGATGTCAAGCAGCGCTTGATTCAGGAATTAGAATTATCTCAAAGAAGGTTACAATCGATGAAACAACATTATGAAGATAAACTGACTCAGTTACAAGCTCGCATCAAAAATACGACAGAGGAGAGAGACAAAGTTTTGTCCTCACTTCAGCAACATCCTGCACCACCAactgaaaaagtgaaaaaattacgggATGAATATGAACGCAAGCTATCTTCAATGCAAAAAGAAGTACGCTTGCTTCAATCAGCGAAAAAAGAGCACGCGAGATTACTCCGTAGCCAATCCCAGAGCGAAAATCGGCTTAGAGGCTTAAGAAATGAATTAGCAGAGATGAAGAGGGCAAAAGTCAAGTTACTCAACAAAATGAGGGAAGAGGCACATAGACATAAAGAGAATGAGTTGAGACGCAACAGGGAAATAGCCCAGTTGCGTAAAGAGAGTAGGAAAAATGCTAATATGATTAGAACTTTAGAagcagataaaaaaatgaaggaagtaGTCTTACGGCGAAAGCAGGAAGAAGTGACCGCTTTGAGGAAACGTGATAGAGGATTGAGTCAAAAGGCTGCTGGTAGAACTGAACCAAAAGAGAAGAGCCCCAAGGCTCTAAAACAAAGATGGCAAACATTTGAAAGAACCATCATAAAACAGGCTTTGGCAAAACAGGCTGCTGCTGAAACTGAACGAGAAATGGAGAGACTGTTacaagagagagaagagtTAGGTAGAGATTTAGAGAGGCTCCAAAAACGAAGGGCTCTTAATGCTGCGACTATTGGTGATACGGGTGATATAGATGAAGAAATTGATAACGTCAAAAGCAAAATAAGCTACCTTCAA GATAGCATAGCTGAATGTCAGCATGATATGGTAGAAATGGGAGATGTTGAGGGCGAGGGCGAACCAGGTGCTGAGGCGTTGGTTTCTACAATAAAATCAGTGGACGAAGCACGTTATTTATTAGACAGAATGCTAGCATTCACTGTGGAACAAAGTTGTATGGCTGCACAAAGGCAATCGGAGGTCCGCGATATGAAAACTCGACTAAACCAAGTTGCCCAAGAAAGTGATGTTCAACATCAGCTACTTGAACATGTCTTGAGGGATAGAGATCTCTTATCTCTCACTAATAACCATCAGAATAACCCGTCAGTCTACAGCTCTCCTAGTTCGAGGAGTTCGTCCCCTGATAA taATGATACCTATACCCAAGTTATTTCGGGAAGTGAAGAGAAACAACACAAAACCAACAAAGTAAGACGAAGGACAACACAACCTCAAGAACTGCTGTATGGTGTAGGGATGGGTTCAAATGTGACAAAAGCAGATGAGGATCAAAACCAAAACCATAATCATCCACTTACCAGAGTACCCAGTGCTCCTGGGAGCCTCAA AGGATTGGTATTGACCAGAAGCCAATATGCAGCTGGAGTTGTCGGAGGTTCGCCAACATTGAACCGTCGTGACAGTACCTCACCAAGGCCTTTGCGACGACCCCTCCACCCCGGAGGTGGCTCCAT GGAACAGGTAGGGCTGACTGATGTATCATCACCACCTGGTTCACCGACTGCATATCGACGGTTCAATAGTCGAGAAGAAAATGTATTCTCTAGACTAACGGCCAGCAGGCAGCCATTGCCTTCTGACCCTCAGCCGACGAAAGGAGTTATCACCCAGTACCAAGGAAAG GCGCAGCCAAGAGCAGTTTTACAATGTAGTCATGTAGCTGAAGGGCACAGTAAAGCTGTTCTAACTATTTGTGCCACTAATGATCGCCTGTTTAGTGGTTCTAAAG ATCGAACTGTCAAGGTTTGGGATTTGGGAACAGGACTGGAAAGTATGACTCTGAGTGGACATCCAAATAACGTTGTGGCAGTTAAATTCTCTGTCGAGTACCGTCTACTCTTCAGTGTTTCGGCAGCATATGTAAAAGTATGGGATTTAAGAACGGGAAACTCTTGCATCaaaactttattttcatcgggtCAAGCTCAAAGTGGCCCTTTGGCTCTTTCGACACCCTCTCGGACTCTCCAACTCCCAGTTGGAGAAACAACTATTAATGATGTCGCGCTTAGTTTGGATGAGAAAGAATTATATACCGCAACCAGCGACAAAGTTAGAATATGGGACTTGCGCAAGTTAACTTACACCGGTAGACTGAGCACGGCACACACCGCTGCTGTAATGTGCTTGGCCGTTGCCGCCGATGGAACGGTAATCACGGGCAGCAAGGATCACTTAATCGCTCTAGTTGAACCAAATGCATCCGGACAATCGGTCAGCCTTGCACCACCTCACTATGATGGCGTGCAGTGCTTAGCTACGTATAGCTCCACATTATTCTCTG GGTCTCGGGATATGTGCATTAAAAGATGGGATCTAAAGAAGATGGAATTAGTTCAGTCTTTGAACAATGCACACAAAGATTGGGTTCTGGGATTATGTACAGTGAATCACGGCTCGATTCTAGTTTCCGGATGTCGTGGCGGTTCATTGAGAGCATGGTCAGTACCACGGGATCAGTCCGCAGAATGTAGCCTTTTGGGTGAGGTTCGGGCGCATAGCTCTGCTATCAATGCAGTCGTTACAAATCAGCAGCATGTATTTACAGCAAGCAA TGATGGCACTGTGAAACTATGGCACTACTACAAACGAGATCTACGACAGCGAAGCAACTCATTGAAGCGCTGA
- the LOC105687483 gene encoding kinesin-like protein KIF21A isoform X3: MADDSSVRVAVRIRPQVAREVIDMCRVCTQVPAGEPQVFLGPDKAFTYDHVFDTGVGQSTIYEACVARLVDGALDGYNATVLAYGQTGSGKTYTMGTGFDVEIDDTVIGIIPRAITHLYNGILEKQERARERGQMPPEFKVTAQFLELYNEELKDLLEPGGPRGGARIHEDTSGSIHLAGVEPRNITSPEEALECLRLGALSRTTGSTQMNTQSSRSHAIFTLHVKQQRCVKVEDPDADVDTSGTEPASEFETLTAKFHFVDLAGSERLKRTGATGDRAKEGISINCGLLALGNVISALGDKTKKVLHVPYRDSKLTRLLQDSLGGNSQTVMIACVSPSDRDFMETLSTLKYANRARNIKNKVTINQDKSSRTITSLRREIQQLQLELMEYRQGKRVVGEDGMNDAWHENQMLTSELTSLRTRVKALSETVDALTAKNALLLAEKATGHWLSAGESGSDDVTSLVQGYLQEIEELRARLLEAEAMYQQLKKRKNQVNAANPYGESSYVFHSDSSSVLVEAKKELQKEISTLAILKGQHGPNSNTSPRMDGEDGEHEENDNVQESMSEDESEDDSDRKEEDEEEEAMGRELEALTSDIDVKQRLIQELELSQRRLQSMKQHYEDKLTQLQARIKNTTEERDKVLSSLQQHPAPPTEKVKKLRDEYERKLSSMQKEVRLLQSAKKEHARLLRSQSQSENRLRGLRNELAEMKRAKVKLLNKMREEAHRHKENELRRNREIAQLRKESRKNANMIRTLEADKKMKEVVLRRKQEEVTALRKRDRGLSQKAAGRTEPKEKSPKALKQRWQTFERTIIKQALAKQAAAETEREMERLLQEREELGRDLERLQKRRALNAATIGDTGDIDEEIDNVKSKISYLQDSIAECQHDMVEMGDVEGEGEPGAEALVSTIKSVDEARYLLDRMLAFTVEQSCMAAQRQSEVRDMKTRLNQVAQESDVQHQLLEHVLRDRDLLSLTNNHQNNPSVYSSPSSRSSSPDNNDTYTQVISGSEEKQHKTNKVRRRTTQPQELLYGVGMGSNVTKADEDQNQNHNHPLTRVPSAPGSLKGLVLTRSQYAAGVVGGSPTLNRRDSTSPRPLRRPLHPGGGSMEQVGLTDVSSPPGSPTAYRRFNSREENVFSRLTASRQPLPSDPQPTKGVITQYQGKAQPRAVLQCSHVAEGHSKAVLTICATNDRLFSGSKDRTVKVWDLGTGLESMTLSGHPNNVVAVKFSVEYRLLFSVSAAYVKVWDLRTGNSCIKTLFSSGQAQSGPLALSTPSRTLQLPVGETTINDVALSLDEKELYTATSDKVRIWDLRKLTYTGRLSTAHTAAVMCLAVAADGTVITGSKDHLIALVEPNASGQSVSLAPPHYDGVQCLATYSSTLFSGSRDMCIKRWDLKKMELVQSLNNAHKDWVLGLCTVNHGSILVSGCRGGSLRAWSVPRDQSAECSLLGEVRAHSSAINAVVTNQQHVFTASNSGEVKMWRIPDSSLTMSVSTVSL, encoded by the exons ATGGCTGATGATTCTAGCGTTCGAGTGGCCGtcag GATACGACCTCAAGTAGCTCGTGAGGTTATCGATATGTGCAGAGTCTGTACTCAAGTACCTGCAGGAGAACCACAAGTCTTTCTTGGACCAGACAAAGCATTCACTTATGACCATGTTTTTGATACGGGCGTTGGACAAAGTACCATATACGAGGCTTGCGTTGCCCGTCTAGTTGATGGTGCTCTAGATGGTTATAATGCAACTGTTCTTGCCTATGGTCAGACTGGCTCTGGTAAAACATATACTATGGGCACAGGTTTTGATGTTGAAATAGATGATACTGTCATCGGAATTATACCTAGAGCAATTACCCATTTGTATAATGGAATATTGGAAAAGCAAGAGCGGGCTAGGGAACGGGGACAAATGCCACCAGAGTTCAAG GTGACAGCACAATTCCTTGAATTGTACAACGAAGAGCTCAAAGATTTGTTGGAACCGGGTGGTCCAAGAGGAGGAGCCCGTATTCACGAGGATACATCTGGTAGTATTCATTTGGCTGGTGTAGAGCCTAGAAATATAACTTCACCGGAAGAAGCTTTGGAGTGCCTCCGTCTTGGAGCTCTTTCTCGGACCACCGGTTCGACACAAATGAACACACAGTCCTCGAGGTCACATGCTATCTTCACACTTCATGTAAAACAGCAGCGTTGTGTTAAAGTTGAAGATCCTGATGCAGACGTAGACACTAGCGGTACCGAACCAGCTAGTGAATTTGAAACACTAACTGCAAAGTTTCATTTTGTGGATTTGGCAGGTTCAGAAAGGCTGAAAAGAACAGGAGCAACTGGGGACAGAGCTAAAGAAGGAATCTCTATAAATTGTGGTTTG CTGGCTCTAGGTAACGTAATCTCAGCCCTTGgagacaaaacaaaaaaagttctaCACGTTCCGTATAGAGATTCAAAACTGACTAGGCTTCTGCAGGATTCATTAGGTGGCAACAGTCAAACTGTCATGATTGCTTGTGTATCACCAAGTGATCGTGATTTCATGGAGACACTGAGTACGTTGAAATATGCCAACAGAGCCAGAAACATCAAGAACAAAGTGACGATCAATCAAGACAAAAGCTCGCGAACTATTACCTCCCTTCGTAGAGAAATACAACAACTTCAATTAGAATTAATGGAATATAGACAGG GCAAAAGAGTGGTCGGTGAAGATGGCATGAATGATGCATGGCATGAAAATCAGATGCTAACCAGTGAATTGACTAGTCTTCGTACTAGAGTGAAGGCACTATCCGAGACTGTAGATGCTCTTACTGCCAAAAACGCTCTCCTCTTAGCAGAAAAGGCAACAGGCCATTGGTTGTCTGCTGGAGAAAGTGGCAGTGATGATGTTACCAGTCTAGTTCAAGGCTATCtacaagaaattgaagaactgCGAGCACGTTTACTAGAAGCTGAGGCGATGTATCAGCAgctcaaaaaaagaaagaatcag GTCAATGCAGCAAACCCTTATGGAGAATCGTCCTATGTGTTTCACAGCGATTCTTCTTCTGTTCTTGTGGAAGCTAAGAAAGAATTACAAAAAGAAATCAGTACATTGGCAATACTAAAGGGACAACATGGACCTAATTCCAACACAAGCCCCAGAATGGATGGAGAAGACGGGGAACACGAGGAAAATGATAACGTTCAAGAATCCATGAGTGAAGATGAGTCTGAGGATGATTCTGATCGGAAAG aagaagatgaagaggagGAAGCGATGGGCCGAGAATTAGAGGCTCTGACATCCGACATAGATGTCAAGCAGCGCTTGATTCAGGAATTAGAATTATCTCAAAGAAGGTTACAATCGATGAAACAACATTATGAAGATAAACTGACTCAGTTACAAGCTCGCATCAAAAATACGACAGAGGAGAGAGACAAAGTTTTGTCCTCACTTCAGCAACATCCTGCACCACCAactgaaaaagtgaaaaaattacgggATGAATATGAACGCAAGCTATCTTCAATGCAAAAAGAAGTACGCTTGCTTCAATCAGCGAAAAAAGAGCACGCGAGATTACTCCGTAGCCAATCCCAGAGCGAAAATCGGCTTAGAGGCTTAAGAAATGAATTAGCAGAGATGAAGAGGGCAAAAGTCAAGTTACTCAACAAAATGAGGGAAGAGGCACATAGACATAAAGAGAATGAGTTGAGACGCAACAGGGAAATAGCCCAGTTGCGTAAAGAGAGTAGGAAAAATGCTAATATGATTAGAACTTTAGAagcagataaaaaaatgaaggaagtaGTCTTACGGCGAAAGCAGGAAGAAGTGACCGCTTTGAGGAAACGTGATAGAGGATTGAGTCAAAAGGCTGCTGGTAGAACTGAACCAAAAGAGAAGAGCCCCAAGGCTCTAAAACAAAGATGGCAAACATTTGAAAGAACCATCATAAAACAGGCTTTGGCAAAACAGGCTGCTGCTGAAACTGAACGAGAAATGGAGAGACTGTTacaagagagagaagagtTAGGTAGAGATTTAGAGAGGCTCCAAAAACGAAGGGCTCTTAATGCTGCGACTATTGGTGATACGGGTGATATAGATGAAGAAATTGATAACGTCAAAAGCAAAATAAGCTACCTTCAA GATAGCATAGCTGAATGTCAGCATGATATGGTAGAAATGGGAGATGTTGAGGGCGAGGGCGAACCAGGTGCTGAGGCGTTGGTTTCTACAATAAAATCAGTGGACGAAGCACGTTATTTATTAGACAGAATGCTAGCATTCACTGTGGAACAAAGTTGTATGGCTGCACAAAGGCAATCGGAGGTCCGCGATATGAAAACTCGACTAAACCAAGTTGCCCAAGAAAGTGATGTTCAACATCAGCTACTTGAACATGTCTTGAGGGATAGAGATCTCTTATCTCTCACTAATAACCATCAGAATAACCCGTCAGTCTACAGCTCTCCTAGTTCGAGGAGTTCGTCCCCTGATAA taATGATACCTATACCCAAGTTATTTCGGGAAGTGAAGAGAAACAACACAAAACCAACAAAGTAAGACGAAGGACAACACAACCTCAAGAACTGCTGTATGGTGTAGGGATGGGTTCAAATGTGACAAAAGCAGATGAGGATCAAAACCAAAACCATAATCATCCACTTACCAGAGTACCCAGTGCTCCTGGGAGCCTCAA AGGATTGGTATTGACCAGAAGCCAATATGCAGCTGGAGTTGTCGGAGGTTCGCCAACATTGAACCGTCGTGACAGTACCTCACCAAGGCCTTTGCGACGACCCCTCCACCCCGGAGGTGGCTCCAT GGAACAGGTAGGGCTGACTGATGTATCATCACCACCTGGTTCACCGACTGCATATCGACGGTTCAATAGTCGAGAAGAAAATGTATTCTCTAGACTAACGGCCAGCAGGCAGCCATTGCCTTCTGACCCTCAGCCGACGAAAGGAGTTATCACCCAGTACCAAGGAAAG GCGCAGCCAAGAGCAGTTTTACAATGTAGTCATGTAGCTGAAGGGCACAGTAAAGCTGTTCTAACTATTTGTGCCACTAATGATCGCCTGTTTAGTGGTTCTAAAG ATCGAACTGTCAAGGTTTGGGATTTGGGAACAGGACTGGAAAGTATGACTCTGAGTGGACATCCAAATAACGTTGTGGCAGTTAAATTCTCTGTCGAGTACCGTCTACTCTTCAGTGTTTCGGCAGCATATGTAAAAGTATGGGATTTAAGAACGGGAAACTCTTGCATCaaaactttattttcatcgggtCAAGCTCAAAGTGGCCCTTTGGCTCTTTCGACACCCTCTCGGACTCTCCAACTCCCAGTTGGAGAAACAACTATTAATGATGTCGCGCTTAGTTTGGATGAGAAAGAATTATATACCGCAACCAGCGACAAAGTTAGAATATGGGACTTGCGCAAGTTAACTTACACCGGTAGACTGAGCACGGCACACACCGCTGCTGTAATGTGCTTGGCCGTTGCCGCCGATGGAACGGTAATCACGGGCAGCAAGGATCACTTAATCGCTCTAGTTGAACCAAATGCATCCGGACAATCGGTCAGCCTTGCACCACCTCACTATGATGGCGTGCAGTGCTTAGCTACGTATAGCTCCACATTATTCTCTG GGTCTCGGGATATGTGCATTAAAAGATGGGATCTAAAGAAGATGGAATTAGTTCAGTCTTTGAACAATGCACACAAAGATTGGGTTCTGGGATTATGTACAGTGAATCACGGCTCGATTCTAGTTTCCGGATGTCGTGGCGGTTCATTGAGAGCATGGTCAGTACCACGGGATCAGTCCGCAGAATGTAGCCTTTTGGGTGAGGTTCGGGCGCATAGCTCTGCTATCAATGCAGTCGTTACAAATCAGCAGCATGTATTTACAGCAAGCAA CTCCGGAGAAGTGAAGATGTGGAGAATACCTGACTCTTCGCTTACTATGTCTGTTTCCACAGTCTCACTCTAA